In Gracilinanus agilis isolate LMUSP501 chromosome 1, AgileGrace, whole genome shotgun sequence, the sequence ttgtgaaattctgccttttaaactgttattttcttgccagatctcttccatcttcctcaacatctcatttttgaactcttcaatatctcttgaccagttttcattgttttgggaagttttggatacttgtttgtcctcctctgttgtctgagttttctctgtgtaaaagttgtcgagtgttccagagtttttcatgataatctttttcttctggggttctcggcttgccattgttagccccaccccttttcagctttgtcttcacactcagggtctgcctgcactttctaagctcccgagggctgcggtctcgttgttctcgggtTTGAGCCTCCTGGGTGtcccccggtctgcccctctgcctgaggctccttcagcagtctcaaggGATGCTTCCACAGCCGCACTCCCATCTGCATCAGGTCCCCAGTGGACGTCCAAGCCTGGGCTCGACATCTTTGTCTGCGCctagggcactgtcttcaccGGTGCAGCCGCACGGGAAAGTCCGTGCACTCAAGATCTTTGTCTGAGCCTAGGCCATTGTCTTCAGCCAagcagatgcttgggaaagttCGTGTCCTCGAGATCTTTGTCGGCgtctagggcaatgtcttcacccgcgCTGACGCTTAGGAAAGTCTGTGctcgttctttagccacttggggtcctacatCTTGCAGCtttcaggtacaagccctggagctgccagtgatttactggttgccccaatcctgctttgactcttgtgcattggccttggagctgtgcatggtgtggggtgtggtggaggggcttcttcctcttgcgttttagtgagagctgtttcactcctttatagcatggaaatgccctaattccacgtaccttcaatgctgcgccctcttgtggggttcctttgttcgtatggattcgtttttatgtccccttgaggagtcctgtatgcttctgttaggagagatcgaacagctgctccttactctgccgccatcttaaccagaagttcCTATGGCTTCtctagaaatccttttatatccttatttctcaataaatagtttattttttataacaagagcCTCCTTAGCATcattgtgcctggccctgaagagaagttcacttatgagcttcacttcacttatataaactgaagatactttgtaagcacagcaagcagagtatctaattagtttatatccataatcaattcatttacatGTTATTTTTACAATAGCAGAACTGCATTAGAGATATGTGACAAaaagttttctttgcttttagaCAGTACTTTTCCCTTATCACTTGGGTTTGTGAATTTTATTTGTGacaaagcttttcagtttcacgTAATCTAAAATATCTCTTTTGTCTCTTGTAATGacccttgttaaaaaaaattaggaattcaTTCTCTATCCATAGCTCTTTCtattctaatttatatttttgagatGGGAGTTTATCCAAAGCCATTTTTGAGGTATTTCTGATGCTTCCTTGTCTAGTTTTCAATTGAgctactttcttattttatttgaccATTGTCAATTAGATATGATGATAGCTGGCTTATAATTAAGTTTGAGATCTGGAAATGCTAttcttcatttctatctttttttccatgattttcttcaatattctagatcttttatcCCTCCAAATGTCTTTTGCTATTATTTCATTTAGCTCTGTAAAGTCTGCCTCTGGGAGTTTCATTGGCATAACATCAAAGTTATTCTTTTAACTCTGGGAGTATTGTCATCTTCATGGTATTAGGCAGACTCATCCATGGGCACTGGAATATTCTTTGAGCTTAAGAAAAAAAGGTCATATATGGATCACTTGAAGGGAATGAATATATTAATCCTGAAGAAGAGATTCAGTGGGATCGTCATAGCtctgttcaaatatttgaaagggtATCATGTGAAAGAAGGATTAAGTTTAATGTATTTATCCCAGGGAGGTAACCTTCTTAGCatatgtgagaatttattttttatatactgtGTTATTTGCCAAATTCAGAGTCCTCCAttaaaaagactccaacaaggcTCCTGACTTTTGCATCACCTTTATTCTTTGGAATTCCAAGGAATGTTTTCTTTTGAGCAAAGCCTGGTTAGGTGATAAAGGAGATAATGATTCCCTTCTTACCTTGATCAGCATCACCTATGGGGTGAGAAGAGGGGTAAGAGTTTGATGGACCATTTCCAAATTAGATATttaccaattaaagatgtcttggaatGTTGAAGGGAgagactgaataatgagctctcAAAACTGTATTTCTAGATCTGTCAGAGGGAGCTTCAGGGTCTTTGGCCATCAAGGTGGCCATGATCTGTCAATCTGTTGGTTATACACTAGcctaattaataaattgatattcttacccaaaattcAGTGTCTCAAAGTAATTTTTATCATAATACAAAAGGTTCAAATAAGTCTCTTTAAGCTATGCTGGGACTCTGATGTCCTAACATTGGTAATCTGGCCCTATTTGATCTTTCAGATGAGAATCTTCTTTgggtctccttctctctctctctctctctctctttttttaacccttaccttctgtcttggagtcaatactgtgtattggctccaaggcagaagagtggcaagggtaggcaatgggggtcaagtgacttgcccagggtcacacagtcctTCTCTCTTTTAAGAACATTTAGGAGGCAGATAAAAGGCTGCTACTGGGGGAAATGTTCTCCCATTGACTCCATGGTCACTGGGGAGGCAGGTGTAAGTATGGAGATTTTAATTGGTACAGACCCTACAACTAGACCTGGAGATTCTGGGTGTCAATAGTAGAAAGGGACTAATGGTTGGGTAACATAGCGACAAGAAGACAGTAGCAGACAAAATCCAGTTGGACTTTTTGTCTaaataagtaagaaaaatagtaaaaatagatTCGAGTGCATAAAAAGTGACAAATGTGCTCATCAGTAAAAGAATTGTTTGGGTGGCTTTGATTTCAGGGTAATTTTTGGGTTGGAGGTTGGTGTTCTGAATATTCTGGATGTGCTGGTGGTGTTTGTGTAGGAAAAGAATCATATAGCCCCCAGACAAGACTAATATCCCCAAACAAAGCACATTTCTGAAACTGACCATTATAACATAAACATTTATATCATGTTCGAAAGTAcaatatatataatcaaatgtGTTTGTAATGTTGATACCATTTCTTGGGCCCCTTACACTTACTGAGACAGGAATTTCTAACAGTAGGTTGAGGGTCCAAGAGAAGAAATAGGAAGGGACAGCCTGTTTTGTGGCTTTACTTTTGAACTCTGCCCACCTGGAATTAGGGGGCCCAATGATGACAGCCTGGAATAGACatagaagagaagtaaaggaaattGCAAGCCCCTGGCTCACTTTGCGAAGGTAAAATACAACTTTGCACCCAACATCATTCAGGAAATAGTTCCACTCCAAACCCAGCAACGTTTGTGGAATCCCCTTGCTGAGAAGCATAGTGAAGTTCACCAAGCTCAGCTGGGTGAAAATAAGGTTTATTGAATTCATCTTGTTGCCAGCAAGGGCATGGAACATATAAAAGGTAAAGAGGAAAACGTTTGCTGCAGTCCCTACTGTGGTCATAGCAAGAAACAAAATCGCAAGGCAGGTGTTTTTTGGAAACATTCTATATGTCTTTACAAGAAAACCTTAGACAGAAAACCCCAGAAATCACAGAGGAAAGCTGTGTGACTATCATTCTTTGGTATTTCAGTCCATAAGAGAAGCTCAGAACACTATTCCTATCCCATTCTTATACCTTTGCTGATAGATATTTCCATAGTCATTTTCTTGCTCAAACTTGATTCATCAATTCCTCTCAATCCAATTTGAGGAGCAGGTGGTAGAGCTGAATTTGAATATGTAGGTTGAAGATTTCTTTTAGTCCTGGAATTTTGATGTTTGCAATTATTGAAGTTAGCAGTCCCAAAGTAAGGTCAAAGTTGACATTCTGCAATTTCGACCCCTGCTTCTCCTTTGTTGGGTTCTGCAGATCTTGTTTCTGAAGGACCAAATCAGTCTAAAACAGGCCAAGGATCATTTGTGTAGTCCTGTTGTTCAAGGGGGATAGGAATTAAAGTGAAAAGAGTATGAACCATTTTTCATGGGAGGAGACATGGAGATTCTCATTTTACCAAGTCTTCTTTACTTAAGAATTATAGATTATTAATAAGAAGGAAACTTGTTGGTCTGTTATAGTTGTCTTACATTCAAATAATAATGGATCCCTGTAGGCTTcaaatttacttagaaaatcacaagTGAATATTACCCATGCTGTActctattataatttattttttgtaatgtaatataaaaaataattatttgatgattccctattttattttaatctgttttcaaGGTCACACTTGTAATTTTTCTGAGCTGCGTGGGGTCTGAAATTGGGAAGTGTGACATTTCAGTTCTAATCTATCTGTTGCCTTAATCATGCCTTCTATCTAGCCCTCTATTTCTTCATCGCCCAGaagtgaaggaagagatagaggaaaGTTTGGGAGTAATGTGCACTTAAAACATTTTGGTTGAATAGTTTAGAGGTTAATTTGAGATCCTCATTGTGTAACTCCTCTCCCATTGGACTTCTCCCTAAATTTGAGTTCTCACTTTTGGGATGGGATACTCAGAGGGTGATTGACTAATTCTGCCTTTGGAATTCTAAAGGTAATAGAAGGCTTCTTAACATTTGGTGATCATGATTTTCCCCCACACCGACTCCCCCTCCCAATGGTAGAATTCCATTAATTGTTAGCTTAACTTAAAAAGGGTATCTATTAAGAACAGTTGGTACAAATTATTTCCCCCAAAGTTTGCACACCAAGTGTCTCTGTGACCAGAATCTTTTTAACATATAATCTCTGAGGCAAACTGGTAGTGAATATGTGAAGGgataaattaaatagataaaggACCCATATATGCAAAgaatagtattttctttttgtggtagcaaaaattgaaaactgagagaatgtccatcaataGTAATGGCTAAAAAAGTAACGGTATATATGAATAAGATGCATTactattttgttttaagaaatgatgaaaggtgggcagctagatggctcagtggagagagagccaggcctggatgtAGGAGGTTCTGGGCTCAATTCTGGGTTTAGATaatttctagctttgtgaccctgaccaagtctcCTAACTGTAATTATCTAGTCCTTATTGAActtgaatgcaaattaaagcatatatctttccttccttcttccctccctccctccttccttccttcctcctNNNNNNNNNNNNNNNNNNNNNNNNNNNNNNNNNNNNNNNNNNNNNNNNNNNNNNNNNNNNNNNNNNNNNNNNNNNNNNNNNNNNNNNNNNNNNNNNNNNNNNNNNNNNNNNNNNNNNNNNNNNNNNNNNNNNNNNNNNNNNNNNNNNNNNNNNNNNNNNNNNNNNNNNNNNNNNNNNNNNNNNNNNNNNNNNNNNNNNNNNNNNNNNNNNNNNNNNNNNNNNNNNNNNNNNNNNNNNNNNNNNNNNNNNNNNNNNNNNNNNNNNNNNNNNNNNNNNNNNNNNNNNNNNNNNNNNNNNNNNNNNNNNNNNNNNNNNNNNNNNNNNNNNNNNNNNNNNNNNNNNNNNNNNNNNNNNNNNNNNNNNNNNNNNNNNNNNNNNNNNNNNNNNNNNNNNNNNNNNNNNNNNNNNNNNNNNNNNNNNNNNNNNNNNNNNNNNNNNNNNNNNNNNNNNNNNNNNNNNNNNNNNNNNNNNNNNNNNNNNNNNNNNNNNNNNN encodes:
- the LOC123256731 gene encoding vomeronasal type-1 receptor 4-like, producing the protein MFPKNTCLAILFLAMTTVGTAANVFLFTFYMFHALAGNKMNSINLIFTQLSLVNFTMLLSKGIPQTLLGLEWNYFLNDVGCKVVFYLRKVSQGLAISFTSLLCLFQAVIIGPPNSRWAEFKSKATKQAVPSYFFSWTLNLLLEIPVSVSVRGPRNGINITNTFDYIYCTFEHDINVYVIMVSFRNVLCLGILVLSGGYMILFLHKHHQHIQNIQNTNLQPKNYPEIKATQTILLLMSTFVTFYALESIFTIFLTYLDKKSNWILSATVFLSLCYPTISPFLLLTPRISRSSCRVMLIKLQDVGPQVAKERAQTFLSVSAGEDIALDADKDLEDTNFPKHLLG